The following proteins come from a genomic window of Pseudomonas cichorii:
- a CDS encoding CsiV family protein, with translation MRLFRSLILLLTLVAPTAFADSLYQVEMILFRQLGEPAATLQFAPEDWSAGAKRIDSSNERSPALNDMTKKLQDSGKYQVLLQKAWQQDIGTENSKMAVTSGQEQLGHFPVEGTISLAIARFTDISADFWINQLDPHGILISSERMKQSARVKNGELIYLDNSNLALLIKVSPL, from the coding sequence ATGCGTCTGTTTCGTTCATTGATCCTGCTGCTGACGCTTGTCGCCCCGACAGCCTTTGCCGACAGCCTGTATCAGGTGGAAATGATCCTGTTTCGCCAGCTCGGCGAGCCTGCCGCAACATTGCAGTTCGCCCCTGAAGACTGGAGCGCGGGCGCCAAACGCATCGACTCCAGCAACGAGCGAAGCCCTGCCTTGAACGACATGACCAAAAAGCTTCAGGACAGCGGCAAATATCAAGTGCTGCTGCAAAAGGCCTGGCAACAGGACATCGGCACCGAAAACAGCAAAATGGCCGTGACCAGCGGCCAGGAACAACTCGGCCACTTCCCGGTAGAGGGCACCATCAGCCTGGCCATCGCACGCTTTACCGATATCTCTGCGGACTTCTGGATCAACCAGCTTGATCCCCATGGCATATTGATCAGCAGTGAGCGCATGAAACAGAGCGCCAGGGTCAAGAACGGCGAGCTGATCTATCTGGATAACAGCAATCTGGCCCTGCTGATAAAAGTTTCTCCCCTTTGA
- the mfd gene encoding transcription-repair coupling factor, which yields MPVLRLPLLPAAAGKQHWGNLPGAALSLAIAEAASAAKRFTLLLTADSQSAERLEQELRFFAPTLPVLHFPDWETLPYDLFSPHQDIISQRIASLYSLPELDHGVLVVPITTALHRLAPTRFLLGSSLVLDVGQKLDVEAMRTRLEASGYRYVDTVYEHGEFTVRGALIDLFPMGSKVPYRIDLFDDEIETLRTFDPDTQRSIDKVESVRLLPAREFPLQKEEVTRFKARFRERFDVDFRRSTIFQDLSSGITPAGIEYYIPLFFEETSTLFDYLPQDTQVFSLPGIEQAAENFWNDVRNRYEERRIDPDRPLLPPAELFLPVEDCFSRLKSWPRVVASQQDVEPGVGRERFPAQGLPDLAIEAKASQPLAALSSFLDEFPGRVLFTAESAGRREVLLELLDRLKLRPKTVDNWLDFVNGKDRLAITIAPLDEGLVLEQPALALVAESPLFGQRVMQRRRREKRNDGGNNDAVIKNLTELREGAPVVHIDHGVGRYLGLATLEVENQVAEFLMLAYAEDAKLYVPVANLHLIARYTGSDDDTAPLHRLGSETWQKAKRKAAEQVRDVAAELLDIYARRAAREGYAFADPKADYATFSAGFPFEETPDQQTTIEAVRADMLAPKPMDRLVCGDVGFGKTEVAMRAAFIAVHGGRQVAILVPTTLLAQQHYNSFRDRFADWPVRVEVMSRFKSAKEVNAAVADLAEGKIDIVIGTHKLLQDDVKIKNLGLVIIDEEHRFGVRQKEQLKALRSEVDILTLTATPIPRTLNMAVSGMRDLSIIATPPARRLSVRTFVMEQNKPTIKEALLRELLRGGQVYYLHNDVKTIEKCAADLAELVPEARIGIGHGQMRERELEQVMSDFYHKRFNVLIASTIIETGIDVPSANTIIIERADKFGLAQLHQLRGRVGRSHHQAYAYLLTPPRKQITPDAEKRLEAIANTQDLGAGFVLATNDLEIRGAGELLGDGQSGQIQAVGFTLYMEMLERAVKSIRKGEQPNLDQPLGGGPEINLRVPALIPESYLPDVHTRLILYKRIANAADEDGLKDLQVEMIDRFGLLPEPTKSLIRITQLKLHAEQLGIRKIDAGPQGGRLEFAADTPVDPLTLIKLIQSQPNRYKFEGATLFKFMVPMERPEERFNTIEALLERLTPKTA from the coding sequence GTGCCCGTTCTGCGTCTACCGCTTCTTCCTGCCGCTGCTGGCAAACAACACTGGGGCAACCTTCCCGGTGCCGCACTGAGCCTGGCGATTGCCGAGGCCGCAAGCGCTGCCAAGCGCTTCACCCTGCTTTTGACCGCCGACAGCCAGAGCGCCGAGCGGCTGGAACAGGAGCTGAGGTTCTTCGCGCCGACGCTGCCGGTCCTGCACTTTCCGGACTGGGAAACCCTGCCCTACGACCTGTTCTCACCGCACCAGGACATCATTTCCCAGCGGATCGCCAGCCTCTACAGTCTGCCGGAACTGGATCATGGCGTATTGGTAGTCCCCATCACCACGGCCCTACATCGGCTGGCTCCGACCCGGTTCCTGCTGGGCAGCAGCCTGGTGCTGGACGTCGGCCAGAAGCTCGATGTCGAAGCCATGCGTACGCGCCTGGAAGCCAGCGGCTATCGCTACGTCGATACGGTTTATGAGCATGGCGAGTTCACGGTGCGCGGCGCGCTGATCGATCTGTTCCCGATGGGCAGCAAGGTGCCTTACCGGATCGACCTGTTCGACGACGAAATCGAAACCCTGCGCACCTTCGACCCTGACACACAGCGCTCCATAGACAAGGTCGAGTCGGTCCGGCTGCTGCCGGCCCGGGAATTCCCGCTGCAAAAAGAAGAAGTCACGCGCTTCAAGGCCCGTTTTCGCGAGCGCTTCGACGTGGACTTCCGGCGCAGCACGATCTTCCAGGACCTGAGCAGCGGTATCACGCCAGCCGGTATCGAGTACTACATTCCGCTGTTCTTCGAAGAAACCTCGACCCTGTTCGATTACCTGCCCCAGGACACTCAGGTGTTCTCGCTGCCGGGTATCGAACAGGCCGCCGAAAACTTCTGGAACGATGTGCGCAACCGCTACGAAGAACGCCGCATCGATCCCGATCGCCCGCTGTTGCCGCCTGCCGAACTGTTCCTGCCGGTGGAAGACTGCTTTTCACGCCTGAAAAGCTGGCCGCGTGTGGTTGCCAGCCAGCAGGATGTCGAGCCCGGCGTCGGCCGCGAACGCTTCCCGGCCCAGGGCCTGCCGGATCTGGCCATCGAAGCCAAGGCCAGCCAGCCGCTTGCCGCGCTGTCGAGCTTTCTCGATGAGTTCCCCGGTCGCGTGCTGTTCACCGCCGAATCCGCCGGGCGCCGCGAGGTGCTGCTGGAACTGCTGGATCGCCTGAAACTGCGCCCCAAAACCGTCGACAACTGGCTGGACTTCGTCAACGGCAAGGACCGGTTGGCAATCACCATTGCGCCTCTGGACGAAGGCCTGGTGCTGGAGCAACCCGCGCTTGCGCTGGTGGCCGAGAGCCCGTTGTTCGGTCAGCGGGTCATGCAGCGTCGGCGCCGCGAAAAACGCAACGACGGTGGCAATAACGATGCCGTGATCAAGAACCTCACCGAGCTGCGCGAAGGCGCGCCGGTGGTGCATATCGATCATGGCGTTGGCCGCTACCTGGGGCTGGCGACACTGGAAGTCGAAAATCAGGTGGCCGAATTCCTGATGCTGGCCTACGCCGAAGACGCCAAATTGTATGTGCCGGTCGCCAACCTGCACCTGATCGCCCGCTACACCGGCAGCGACGACGATACCGCGCCGCTGCACCGCCTGGGTTCGGAAACCTGGCAGAAAGCCAAGCGCAAGGCCGCCGAGCAGGTACGCGACGTGGCAGCCGAGTTGCTGGATATCTATGCTCGCCGGGCTGCCCGCGAAGGCTACGCTTTCGCAGACCCGAAAGCCGATTACGCAACCTTCAGCGCCGGGTTCCCGTTCGAGGAAACCCCGGACCAGCAGACCACCATCGAAGCGGTGCGCGCCGACATGCTGGCGCCCAAGCCCATGGACCGGCTGGTCTGCGGCGACGTGGGTTTCGGCAAGACCGAAGTGGCAATGCGCGCCGCGTTCATTGCGGTACACGGCGGACGTCAGGTGGCGATTCTGGTGCCCACTACCCTGCTCGCCCAGCAACACTACAACAGCTTCCGTGACCGCTTTGCAGACTGGCCGGTCCGGGTCGAGGTCATGAGCCGCTTCAAGTCCGCCAAGGAAGTGAACGCTGCCGTGGCCGATCTGGCCGAAGGCAAGATCGACATCGTCATCGGCACCCACAAGCTGCTGCAGGACGATGTGAAAATCAAGAATCTGGGGCTGGTGATCATCGACGAAGAGCACCGTTTCGGAGTGCGTCAGAAGGAACAGCTCAAGGCCCTGCGCAGTGAAGTCGATATCCTGACCCTGACCGCTACACCGATCCCGCGCACCTTGAACATGGCAGTGTCGGGCATGCGCGACCTGTCGATCATCGCCACACCACCTGCCCGCAGGCTTTCGGTGCGCACTTTCGTCATGGAGCAGAACAAGCCGACCATCAAGGAAGCGCTGTTGCGCGAGCTGCTGCGCGGCGGTCAGGTCTATTACCTGCACAACGACGTCAAGACCATCGAGAAATGCGCCGCCGACCTGGCCGAACTGGTGCCCGAGGCACGTATCGGCATCGGCCACGGCCAGATGCGCGAACGAGAACTCGAACAGGTGATGAGCGACTTCTACCACAAGCGCTTCAACGTGCTGATCGCCTCGACCATCATCGAGACCGGCATCGACGTGCCAAGCGCCAACACCATCATCATCGAACGTGCCGACAAATTCGGGCTGGCGCAGTTGCACCAGTTACGCGGCCGGGTCGGGCGCAGCCACCACCAGGCCTACGCCTACCTGCTGACACCGCCACGCAAGCAGATCACGCCGGATGCGGAAAAGCGCCTGGAAGCCATCGCCAACACCCAGGACCTGGGCGCAGGCTTTGTACTGGCCACCAACGACCTGGAAATCCGTGGTGCCGGCGAACTGCTGGGCGACGGCCAGAGCGGCCAGATCCAGGCCGTCGGCTTCACGCTGTACATGGAAATGCTCGAACGCGCCGTCAAGTCGATCCGCAAGGGCGAACAGCCGAACCTCGACCAGCCACTGGGCGGTGGGCCGGAAATCAACCTGCGGGTTCCGGCACTGATTCCCGAGTCGTACCTTCCGGATGTTCATACCCGACTGATTCTCTACAAGCGCATTGCCAATGCCGCCGACGAGGATGGACTCAAGGACCTGCAAGTGGAGATGATCGACCGCTTCGGCCTGCTGCCAGAACCCACCAAGAGCCTGATACGCATCACACAGCTCAAGCTGCATGCCGAGCAACTGGGCATCCGCAAGATCGATGCCGGGCCTCAGGGTGGACGTCTGGAATTTGCAGCCGATACACCGGTTGACCCGCTGACACTGATCAAACTGATCCAGAGCCAGCCCAACCGCTACAAGTTCGAAGGTGCCACACTCTTCAAATTCATGGTCCCCATGGAGCGCCCCGAAGAGCGCTTCAATACGATCGAAGCGCTGCTTGAGCGCCTGACCCCGAAAACTGCTTGA